In the genome of Streptomyces pactum, one region contains:
- a CDS encoding GNAT family N-acetyltransferase — MSTPLTTWYLEQTAPGDLSPAPEPPAPAGVRVVRAEIPSAEFSRFLYTAVGADIDWTDRLPWPPERWRETVERPGTETWVAYERGTPAGYIELEGQDDGVVEIAYFGLLPAFRGRRIGGHLLSVGTARAWDLAQRWPDRKPTRRVWVHTCSLDGPYAMANYQRRGFRLYDTRTGPHPG, encoded by the coding sequence ATGAGCACGCCGCTGACCACCTGGTATCTGGAACAGACCGCGCCCGGGGACCTCAGCCCGGCACCGGAGCCGCCGGCCCCGGCCGGGGTGCGGGTGGTCCGCGCGGAGATCCCCAGCGCGGAGTTCAGCCGCTTCCTCTACACCGCGGTCGGCGCCGACATCGACTGGACCGACCGGCTGCCGTGGCCGCCCGAGCGCTGGCGGGAGACCGTGGAGCGCCCGGGGACCGAGACCTGGGTGGCGTACGAGCGGGGCACCCCGGCCGGCTACATCGAGCTGGAGGGGCAGGACGACGGGGTGGTGGAGATCGCCTACTTCGGCCTGCTGCCCGCCTTCCGGGGCCGCCGGATCGGCGGTCACCTGCTGAGCGTCGGTACCGCCAGGGCGTGGGACCTGGCCCAGCGGTGGCCGGACCGGAAGCCCACCCGCCGGGTGTGGGTGCACACCTGCAGTCTGGACGGCCCGTACGCGATGGCGAACTACCAGCGGCGCGGGTTCCGGCTGTACGACACCAGGACCGGGCCGCACCCGGGCTGA
- a CDS encoding nitrite/sulfite reductase, whose amino-acid sequence MAATDERSQSSASGAHAAQDAPRRKTGRHRGEGQWAVGHFTPLNGNEQFKKDDDGLNVRTRIETIYSKAGFDSIDPSDLRGRMRWWGLYTQRKPGIDGGKTAVLAPEELDDEFFMLRVRIDGGRLTTAQLRVIGEISQEFARGTADITDRQNIQYHWIRIEDVPEIWRRLEAVGLSTTEACGDTPRVILGSPVAGIAEDEIVDGTPAVEEIHRRVVGNPAYSNLPRKFKTAISGSPLLDVAHEINDVAFVGVEHPELGPGFDLWVGGGLSTNPKLGVRLGAWVPLEDVPDVFEGVIGIFRDYGYRRLRNRARLKFLVADWGSEKFRRVLQDEYLKRQLADGPAPAQPPARWRDHVGVHRQRDGRFYVGFAPRVGRVDGATLTKIAELAEEHGSGRLRTTAEQKMLVLDVAEEQVPSLVSALEALDLRVSPSPFRRGTMACTGIEFCKLAIVETKGRGAALIDELERRLPAFDEPLTINLNGCPNACARIQVADIGLKGQLVLDDAGNQVEGYQVHLGGALGLEAGFGRKVRGLKVTADELPDYVERLLKRFQEQRTDGERFAAWVARAPEEALS is encoded by the coding sequence ATGGCCGCCACCGATGAACGCTCCCAGTCCTCGGCCTCGGGTGCCCACGCCGCCCAGGACGCGCCCCGCCGCAAGACCGGGCGCCACCGTGGCGAGGGCCAGTGGGCCGTGGGTCACTTCACGCCCCTGAACGGCAACGAGCAGTTCAAGAAGGACGACGACGGTCTCAATGTTCGGACACGCATTGAGACGATCTACTCCAAGGCCGGGTTCGACTCGATCGACCCCAGCGACCTGCGCGGCCGGATGCGCTGGTGGGGGCTGTACACCCAGCGCAAGCCCGGGATCGACGGCGGGAAGACGGCGGTTCTGGCGCCGGAGGAGCTGGACGACGAGTTCTTCATGCTCCGGGTCCGCATCGACGGCGGCCGGCTGACGACCGCGCAACTGCGCGTGATCGGCGAGATCTCCCAGGAGTTCGCCCGCGGCACCGCCGACATCACCGACCGGCAGAACATCCAGTACCACTGGATCCGCATCGAGGACGTGCCCGAGATCTGGCGCCGGCTGGAGGCGGTGGGCCTGTCCACCACCGAGGCCTGCGGTGACACCCCGCGCGTCATCCTCGGCTCCCCGGTCGCCGGGATCGCCGAGGACGAGATCGTCGACGGCACCCCGGCCGTCGAGGAGATCCACCGCCGGGTGGTGGGCAACCCCGCGTACTCCAACCTGCCGCGCAAGTTCAAGACGGCGATCTCCGGTTCGCCGCTGCTGGACGTGGCGCACGAGATCAACGACGTGGCGTTCGTCGGCGTCGAACACCCCGAGCTGGGGCCCGGTTTCGACCTGTGGGTCGGCGGCGGGCTGTCCACCAACCCCAAGCTCGGCGTCCGGCTGGGCGCCTGGGTGCCGCTGGAGGACGTCCCGGACGTCTTCGAGGGCGTCATCGGCATCTTCCGCGACTACGGCTACCGGCGGCTGCGCAACCGCGCCCGGCTGAAGTTCCTGGTGGCCGACTGGGGCTCGGAGAAGTTCCGCCGGGTGCTCCAGGACGAGTACCTCAAGCGGCAGCTGGCCGACGGCCCGGCGCCCGCCCAGCCGCCGGCGCGCTGGCGCGACCACGTCGGGGTGCACCGGCAGCGGGACGGCCGGTTCTACGTCGGCTTCGCCCCGCGCGTGGGCCGGGTGGACGGCGCGACCCTCACCAAGATCGCCGAGCTGGCGGAGGAGCACGGCTCGGGACGGCTGCGGACCACCGCCGAGCAGAAGATGCTGGTGCTGGACGTGGCCGAGGAGCAGGTCCCCTCGCTGGTGTCCGCGCTGGAGGCGCTGGACCTGCGGGTCAGCCCCTCGCCGTTCCGGCGCGGCACCATGGCCTGCACCGGCATCGAGTTCTGCAAGCTGGCGATCGTGGAGACCAAGGGGCGCGGCGCCGCCCTCATCGACGAGCTGGAGCGCCGGCTGCCGGCCTTCGACGAGCCGCTGACCATCAACCTCAACGGCTGCCCCAACGCCTGCGCCCGCATCCAGGTCGCCGACATCGGTCTCAAGGGCCAGCTGGTGCTGGACGACGCCGGCAACCAGGTCGAGGGCTACCAGGTGCACCTGGGCGGCGCGCTCGGCCTGGAGGCGGGCTTCGGCCGCAAGGTACGCGGCCTGAAGGTGACCGCCGACGAACTGCCCGACTACGTCGAGCGGCTGCTGAAGCGCTTCCAGGAGCAGCGCACCGACGGCGAGCGGTTCGCCGCCTGGGTCGCCCGCGCCCCCGAGGAGGCGCTGTCGTGA